ATCTTCCTACTGGCAGTGATCCTGATTTCTTAATCGTTTTATGGATGGGAAGTAAATAAGAAATGCAAAATGATAAAACAATTTTTTTTATTCTCTTGGTTTCGTATTTACTTTTTTATCAACCTTTTTCTGATGTTAACGAACGAAGCCGGCTCGCATTAACATATTCAATTGTTAATTACCACACTTTCAATATAGACAACTATCATACCTATACGATTGACAAAGCGTTTTATAACGGGCACTATTTTTGTGATAAAGCGCCTGGTATCTCGTTGATTGCTGTACCTGTTTTTGCAGTATTGAAATTTGCAGGGTTGCCATCATCACCTTCGCCTGTTGTCAGGCAGGTGTTAAGTTTCATATTTTCTGCAATCCCGACGATAATCCTTGTTTTTTATCTCTATAAGTTTTTATGCCAATTAAATGTTAATGAAACAACTGCAAAAATTGTTATTCTCGGATATTCGCTTGCAACACTCGCATTCCCGTTTTCGCTTGTCTTTTATCCATATCAACTGGTATCTTGTCTTGTATTCATTTCTTTTTATTTTGTATATAACAAAAAAAAGTACTTTCTTTCTGGGTTGATATGTGGGCTGGCGATTATTTCGGAGTATACAGTGTTGCCAGTTATTTTTTTTATTTTTGTTTATATCTTCTTTACAAACCGCCGACAAACTGGGATTTTTGTTATATCTATAATACCGTTTATTCTGCTTAATATGGTTTATAACAAAATATGTTTTGATAATTTTTTCACTATTGGGTATTGTTATGAATTCTGGAAAAGTTTTAATACAGAGATGTCAAAAGGTTTATTTGGAATAAGTCGGTTTAGTTTTTCAAATTTTTATCAGATAACTGTAAGTCCGTATCGTGGTTTATTTTTTTACTCGCCTTGGTTGGTATTAACTTTTTTTGGGATCAAGAAATTTTACAAAAATTTCAGGCAAGAGTTTATTTTGTTTTCAGCGATTGTGATATATTTTTTTATTCTTGGTGCTTCATACTGGAGTCCTTGTGGTGGCACAATAGTAGGTCCGCGGATTTTAGTGCCGATGTTACCATTTTTTATTGTGTTTGCTGGTTTTGTAACGACAAAATTGCTGTTGGCTTGTTTTGTTGTCTTTTCGTTTTTGATTATTTTTTCGGTTGTTTTAACGAATATCCATCTGAATCAATTTGAATTGAACCCAATACTTAATAATGTTGTACCATCTGTTTTATCTGGCGATTTCATACGACATTGGAGTTTGATATTAGGTTATCTTGTGTGTTTGATTTTATCCGTTAGAAAACATTTTGTGGTCTCAAAAAGAATATAATCAACAATGCGATTGATATGAAAGGTCCGAATGGAATGAAATCGGTTCTTTTTTTTATGCCGATTAACATCAGCAATAAACCTGTCAATCCGCCGATAAAACAGGCGATTAGCAGTGCAACAAAGACATTTTGAACACCTAAAAAACTGCCACCTGCTGCCAGCAGTTTTACATCACCACCGCCCATAACTTCTTTCTTATAGATTCTGGCGCCAATAATTGCAACAAGCCAGAGAATTCCAGCACCTAAAATCGCACCACCAATAGAACAAAAAAAATTGTTTTTTACAATCGGATTTACAAAACTTGAAAGAAGTCCAAAAATCAAAAGCGAGACAGATAAAATATCAGGAATAATTCTTAAATGCAAGTCAATAAACGAGATAATAATTAAATAAATTGAAAGAATTAGAAAAATTAAAAGATTAAACGAAATACAGAAATTCAGATAACCGAAAAGAAATAACAGACCCGTCAGAAGTTCAACAGACGGATATTCAATTGCAATTTTTGTTTTACAGTTTCTGCATCTTCCACCTAAAATCAAGAAACTGATTACTGGCAGGTTGTCTTTCCATCTTATAGGAATAAGACATTTCGGGCAGTGCGAGGCAGGTTTTACAATTGATTTGCCGTAAGGCAGCCGTCTGATTACTACATTCGCAAACGAGCCGAAAAAAGTGCCAATGATAAATGTAAAAATTGCTAACATCAATCGTGTCATTGCGAACGAAGTGAAGCAATCTCATGAGATTACTTCGTCGTTAAACGCTCCTCGTAATGACGGCTTAAAAAATTTTATATATACAATTACCAAGTGCTTATTATTTCTTGTTTTGTATCTTTATGTGTGCAATTGACCCAAACTTTGCCAAAATCAGATGACGAACTATCCGGATAAACCCATCCACCGCCTGTATCAGCATCAATATCGTTAGTAGCGGTCATTTCATCTGTTTTATCAGGATGACCGTAGGCGCCGATTCTGGTCAGCGGCAGTTCTTCAATATACTGTGTAGTAAGCCCTGCCAGGTTTGATGGAAACTCACCTTCGTTCCTGGCATAATATATTCTGATACAGGACCGCAGCACACCGAGATTGCCTTTTGTAGAGCCTTCTCTTGCTTTTCGCATAAGGTCTGCAAACCGCGGAACCGCTATAGCAGCGAGTGTTCCAACAATTGCAATAACAACCATCAGTTCAACCAATGTGAAGCCGAAAGGCTCACGATTGAGTTTTTTCATATAAAATTATTTTACAAAAAAAATTGGTTTTGTCAAGAGAGATTAATCGCAATTGAAATAAATAAAAGCACATTACCTAATAGCGGAATAAAATCAGCAAGGATACCCAACGGGTCAGTAAAATAAAGTGAATAATGAAATGTTACAGAAAAATATATCAGACAGAAAAGCAAGAAGCCAGCAGTTGTTTTAATATTTTTATAAAAAATTAGAATTGCCGGAATTGTAAGAACCATAGAATAGAGAAGAGCGTTAGGCAGAATAATTACAGATACTAAAATCACAAGTGCAAAAATCGCTAAATTATCAAGTTTTTTTAGTTGTACAAAAATTACCGCTAACAAAATAGCAAATACCAAAAAATACAGAATATAAAACAAGAAAGCTGAATTAATAATCAACGCAGCAGCGACTCTGTTATCCAAAAACATTCTTCCCAATAGTGCAAAAACACTCTTACTTAACGGCATTATGTATCTATCTGAGTTCTGGCTCACAGTTGATAATGCAGTTAAAAAATGTGAATAAAGTTCAACCGGTATAATCAAAACAGAAAAGATTAAAAAAATAGAGA
This genomic interval from Elusimicrobiota bacterium contains the following:
- a CDS encoding prepilin peptidase, whose amino-acid sequence is MTRLMLAIFTFIIGTFFGSFANVVIRRLPYGKSIVKPASHCPKCLIPIRWKDNLPVISFLILGGRCRNCKTKIAIEYPSVELLTGLLFLFGYLNFCISFNLLIFLILSIYLIIISFIDLHLRIIPDILSVSLLIFGLLSSFVNPIVKNNFFCSIGGAILGAGILWLVAIIGARIYKKEVMGGGDVKLLAAGGSFLGVQNVFVALLIACFIGGLTGLLLMLIGIKKRTDFIPFGPFISIALLIIFFLRPQNVF
- a CDS encoding type II secretion system protein gives rise to the protein MKKLNREPFGFTLVELMVVIAIVGTLAAIAVPRFADLMRKAREGSTKGNLGVLRSCIRIYYARNEGEFPSNLAGLTTQYIEELPLTRIGAYGHPDKTDEMTATNDIDADTGGGWVYPDSSSSDFGKVWVNCTHKDTKQEIISTW